A section of the Methanoregula sp. genome encodes:
- a CDS encoding type II toxin-antitoxin system PemK/MazF family toxin — MKNGAVWLVDLTDAKGHEQRGMRPAIIVGGANGLILAVPLTSSISSARFSHTLTISPDPHNGLEVESVVLAFQIVALDRERFRHRIGAVSEQHRLAIVALIRDLLDLD; from the coding sequence ATGAAGAACGGGGCTGTCTGGCTCGTGGATCTCACCGATGCAAAAGGGCATGAACAGCGGGGGATGCGACCTGCAATTATTGTCGGGGGTGCGAACGGGCTCATCCTTGCCGTTCCGCTGACCAGCAGCATAAGCAGTGCCCGGTTCTCGCATACCCTCACCATTTCCCCGGACCCGCACAACGGCCTTGAAGTGGAAAGTGTTGTACTTGCATTCCAGATCGTTGCCCTGGACCGTGAACGATTCCGGCACCGGATCGGTGCTGTCAGTGAACAGCACCGGCTCGCGATCGTTGCACTCATCCGGGATCTGCTGGA